DNA from Streptomyces sp. NBC_01260:
GTTGATCGAGACGGGCATGCCGACGCCGACGGTGGAACCGTCCTCGGGGGTGAAGTTCCCGATGAAGCTGTTGGCGGGCGACACGGTGGTGAAGGAGGAGTTCTCGTGCGCCTCTCGGCCCTTCGAGTCCTTCGCCGTGGCGTCGATCTTGTACGTGGTAGAGCGCTCCAGCTGGGCGTCCGGCTTCCAGCTGGTGCCGTCGGCGGAGAGGGTGCCCTTGACGCTCGCACCGGCCGCCGTGGTCATCGTGACGGCCGTCAGCTTGCCCTTGGCGACGGAGACCTTCGCGTCGTTGTTGATCCCGGCGTTGGTCGCGCCGTTCTTCGGCGAGATCGCTATCTGCGCCTGCGAGGTCTCCTCGGCCGCCGCCTTGTCGACCTCGGCCGCCTGTGACTTCTTCGAGCTGTCGGGGCTGGAACCGCTGCCGTCGCTGCAGGCCGTAAGCACCAGCACGCCGCCGAGCAGTGCGGACGCGGCCATGAGGCCCTTGCGCCGCTTGCTGTCCGTCATCACACACTTCTCCATCGTTGCCGAAATCCCCAAATAACCCCGAGCAAGCCGTTGACCGGCGATACCCCGTCAATGCTCCAAGAACACCCTGAAAGGGTTGCCCGTTCCACATCTGCGGGAGATGTGGGGAACACCACTCATCGACGCGGTGATATCAGCGGTGGTTCCCGTGGTCCACCCCGTAGGTGCCGCCGGTGTCCTGCCCGGTTGTGCAACAGCTTCACGACCCGGTGCACCGGCTGTCACACACAGCGGCCCCGGCCCGCCGGAAGCGGGCCGGGGCCGGTGATCTCCACCTGCTACGCCCGCCGCTCCGCGCTGCCGTCGTCGTCGTTCTCCTCCCCATTGTGCGGGACGCCGGCGCCGTCCTCGTCGTCGTCCTCTTCGTCGTCGCCGTCGTCGAGGTCCCATCCGTCCGGGTCCTGCGGGTCGTAGGCGATGCTTTCGCTGCTCCAGGAGGCCTGGGTCAGCTCGACCCCGGGGACCTCACTGACCAGGTCGAACGGGTCGATCAGCGAGGCGAGGGCCTCCGCACCGTCTTCCCGGACCGCGGTCTCGGCATGCGTGCGCTCCTCGGCGGAATCGCCGCCGGGCTCGCCGTACTCGGCCGCGAGGCTCTCCAGAGCGGTGCCGCTCAGGGCGTCGGCGTCCGTGATCTCCAACACCATTTCCACGTGAAGCCGAACATAACGCGATGTCTCAGAAGTGCTCATGTGCCGGAGCGTAAGCTCCCGGCCGCTGTGGCTTTCCTGCGACCCGCTGCTTTCACTAGCATCGGCCGCAGGCCTAACTCACGGCTGTCACAAGGGGGATCGATTCTGTGGCCATCACCCGCCGCCCGCTCCTGACCGCCACCGCTGCGGGAACGCTGCTGTGCGCTCTCTGGTTCGTCCCGACGGCCAACGCGACCGGCGACACGGGCGCCGCTCCCGGCGCACCGGGCCGGACGTCCGCCGTCGACGCCACCG
Protein-coding regions in this window:
- a CDS encoding LPXTG cell wall anchor domain-containing protein, whose product is MAITRRPLLTATAAGTLLCALWFVPTANATGDTGAAPGAPGRTSAVDATGTDGTTLADTGTGTDTTPYLIGGMAFLGMGAGFVTYSARRVGPLPAH